Proteins from a single region of Trichoplusia ni isolate ovarian cell line Hi5 chromosome 3, tn1, whole genome shotgun sequence:
- the LOC113508942 gene encoding uncharacterized protein LOC113508942 isoform X5, whose translation MSDKSFGDCPSRNIVKNPLLSTAVTGLSIEDLTHNAVLVPVAANQALITRSEHIIGSTAHTLDHSDHEFTNFPSGDSNTSVLQGTYLDQHEKKEPSTTVSKVLKSDDDFDVNEYFARLQGTRYVSAPINSQADQNANLAETEDNLEEINLNEDKNEVQQSLTADIAQNFSQLPTVLPHVASAVFSSFSNMLSYKSREQTPDERYQGYQDTYGAPGQGFQAMDIPVAPVMAEEVKEVAPPPKEPPIGGTTNYRITTRKKYAQIPGLSSGHNTDNVQQLAFNPHTQNVPSYFVPTPEDNNQNIYKPLDNLAQQIKPIEQGIPNIQETPPMFSSQKKESTAAKSVLPPSVARRIGSNQPVIKAPTIQANVTENILVPTFDPTAFSTETSQPNDPLQIGSQMYVTNPPSYPAQVQEKQALTNIPSIPPPGQFMPTPPPGFGSSAPPSVIVPPTAPQKLPPQTLPPINMPSTNIAAPPMFAPTSQVPSSIFAPSSIPIDAPSSVIETSKPPLSNIFSPPMVAAQLPPVAAIPPNTGPPNIGPTLFNPPSNTNIAPPYFNPAAITEPTPESFTGPPKPLAEPPKATEGVNFRMIKKRPQYYSGPIEGVGSISNSIKPVIQPVESGTFQGAMFTPEPPKVEQNVPLTPFDISKPIETVPLMPTFNESSSSINVQPSTFDLTQPPAYPQYDITKPIQNYEYNTAFDMSRPTTETYERKEEQQESKGFGIIGSLKSKLSSIDINKIQHSVTTFFDPAYNGTKKDDAIAPKNEPYAPLQPQGNVNNFEIFVPSVHPNQTYNYEQHQQAIHATEQYYRYPNFQNQGQPSAMHCSNYNHYPNQQNTYANVETPMNTASVPTNVEGNTPRMCEVLYSEPIPPPKIEPSKEAIAKPNEGTTFEPEATKVIHNVTTIEEKSAISFFELDSFNKQSILVPEYKTDQPIPKPIGSQVTQDSQKDLNLTTDKIELLKSEKIASIFEPKVKPDLFAKDKVLDSQENKFKTVDMFASTSFSKPNISDCGAQSIDLFSNTKPKEPIEEKADMLFATLPVENKVEDVKTDVFSSTMFKDEVAVKDNILEYLKKDDVPILGVSSVPLFGLSTIVPDKSLEFITADSHALATKHSSMSFFDHPHKPEECPAPKHIEMLNNTSSFSFFENVANIPSKDGEKTGKTDVQDKGKDKLELKDDLKKDNEFNSPGKESTEEKDQSQTEKTDKDNPDDENELNICETCREVNQTDDEDDGQDVTNQLIENITAPIQLSNPVEAVLTEASSTGPSTTQIALDAKQFDEISHITEETIETIQVQSATELLEDVDEIKAMNYGWTEDLLKQDYTFNMDPNSMGFFGTNSLFFDKVPTKAEEIKHHEDLLTRTLNPPSAPPEEEDTKSDPGILDVHSIEQDANKDFPLFEEFVIEPSENDDDGDFKKSEDRDEDSFTNRVEKYKQMEPNEGSKSLFFDAPPQTIGMASYFDTGNFAADNHYRITKTGNNAPTIPPGFEEEFRKRLALAKLKEEQQLADINKERQIPDTSTQTRTTTVVSYSTAQAVPTYSSPQAIGFNVEANVTKLVEEQNDDEEPTVATPIPEPAKPAALTKEEIKPELKLPDPKNFFADDTPAKTDTAPESFSRLASYFSSPPKTDHAKSFFELSQSQNHYRHASIENKYTDLIKDLTSVQNLAAPKDQTIRHVNYFTVEYDSVLPELNKGDNSKEKPDLLENDDKFDIDSLVNNCMYCAKIFDTTFKVRTATNENSEQSANIPNMDANKVEPGRGSVTVNFDGSTIQEEPNEGVAGLTENRASTEYTPVKHHWFYRVDVEDKSIWRGFSVIDSRALETAYLSPELDDQTLVPTDGGRYDVNVVGRLRIPVYWSDKPTNVRRCSWFYKGATDARYVPYTEPTAEKLEEEYRHGMTTGEWHRRLVLPNGEVVVMHGPSVMVHFLHSDAFSTPPQSTSRPRVVRRGHDESEIEDTEPSSIDHLLLLCHGVGSACDMRFRSVEEVVEDFRATSLQLIQSHYRNSFDQGVVSRVEVLPISWHATLHSGETGVDRRLAQITLDSIPRLRNFTNDTVLDVLFYTSPVFCQTIIDTVCKELNRIYNLFVQRNPSFKGGVSLGGHSLGSVILYDLLCHQAEVSSTVPLSADKHYVSGSAGTGQLCVRYPCLAFSPDALYALGSPIAIFECIRGVESLGASFKLPTCKNFFNIFHPYDPIAYRIEPLIDPRLRELKPFLIPHHKGRKRMHLELKDTMARVGADLKQKLLESLKSTWNKWKAPPPTDGQLEKVVEEEIEKEHLCEDSKEELANESELSTPEMLGRLNGGRRVDYVLQEAPLEMINEYIFAMSSHVGYWESEDTMLLMLREIYSALGVQPDSTVPQQNMTVQRTRTAKPDETIVIGHASAGLLYRKRKLITTLMCCPTVGAITEAVNNTSL comes from the exons AGCACATCATTGGATCCACAGCACACACCCTGGATCACTCTGACCATGAATTCACGAACTTCCCATCAGGCGATTCCAACACCAGTGTCCTTCAAGGCACCTACTTAGACCAACACGAGAAGAAAGAGCCAAGCACAACAGTATCGAAAGTACTTAAATCCGATGACGATTTTGACGTGAACGAATACTTCGCCCGACTCCAAGGCACACGATACGTGAGTGCTCCTATCAACAGCCAGGCAGATCAAAACGCCAATCTAGCTGAAACAGAAGACAATCTTGAAGAGATTAATCTGAATGAGGACAAGAATGAAGTTCAGCAGAGTTTGACGGCGGATATAGCGCAGAATTTCTCTCAGCTACCGACGGTTTTACCACACGTCGCGAGCGCGGTGTTCAGTTCGTTTTCGAATATGTTGAGCTATAAGAGCCGGGAGCAGACTCCTGATGAGAGGTACCAGGGATACCAGGATACTTATGGAGCACCCGGGCAGGGTTTCCAAGCGATGGATATACCGGTAGCTCCCGTAATGGCTGAGGAGGTGAAAGAGGTTGCGCCGCCGCCGAAGGAACCTCCGATCGGTG GAACAACAAACTACCGTATTACGACGAGAAAGAAATACGCTCAAATACCAGGTCTAAGCTCTGGACACAACACCGATAATGTACAGCAATTAGCATTTAATCCACACACACAAAACGTACCTTCATACTTCGTTCCAACACCTGAAGATAAcaatcaaaacatttataaacctTTAGACAATTTAGCACAACAAATTAAACCTATAGAACAAGGAATACCTAATATACAAGAAA CTCCTCCAATGTTCTCGTCGCAGAAGAAAGAAAGTACGGCAGCTAAGTCTGTTCTTCCTCCGTCGGTAGCTAGGCGCATTGGATCAAATCAACCAGTTATCAAAGCACCGACGATTCAAGCTAACGTCACTGAGAATATATTGGTTCCAACATTTGATCCAACTGCTTTCTCTACGGAAACATCACAGCCAAATGATCCTTTGCAGATTGGTTCACAAATGTATGTCACAAACCCACCAAGTTATCCGGCTCAAGTTCAAGAGAAACAAGCGCTTACAAACATTCCGAGTATACCCCCACCGGGTCAATTTATGCCGACTCCACCACCTGGTTTTGGATCTTCAGCACCACCGAGTGTGATTGTACCACCGACTGCTCCACAAAAATTACCACCACAAACATTGCCACCAATAAACATGCCTTCGACGAATATAGCAGCACCACCAATGTTTGCGCCAACGTCTCAAGTTCCATCTTCGATCTTTGCGCCATCATCTATACCAATAGATGCACCAAGTTCTGTTATTGAAACGTCAAAGCCGCCGCTAAGTAATATTTTCTCACCACCTATGGTTGCTGCTCAGTTGCCTCCTGTAGCGGCTATACCGCCGAATACTGGACCTCCTAATATAGGTCCAACTTTATTCAATCCACCGTCGAACACGAATATTGCACCGCCATATTTTAACCCGGCTGCGATAACGGAGCCAACGCCAGAGTCATTTACGGGCCCACCGAAGCCGCTAGCAGAACCACCTAAGGCCACTGAAGGGGTCAACTTTAGGATGATCAAAAAGCGTCCACAGTACTACTCGGGTCCGATCGAAGGAGTTGGTTCAATTAGCAATAGTATCAAACCAGTCATACAGCCCGTAGAATCAGGAACATTCCAAGGTGCTATGTTTACACCGGAGCCACCGAAAGTCGAACAAAATGTGCCGCTAACGCCATTTGATATCAGCAAGCCGATAGAGACCGTACCTCTGATGCCCACATTTAACGAAAGCAGTTCTTCTATAAATGTCCAGCCTTCAACTTTCGATCTAACTCAGCCACCTGCCTACCCTCAGTACGATATAACAAAACCCATACAAAACTATGAGTACAATACAGCATTTGACATGAGTAGACCGACAACAGAAACCTATGAGCGAAAAGAGGAACAGCAAGAATCAAAAGGTTTCGGTATAATCGGATCGCTAAAATCTAAACTAAGCAGCATTGATATCAATAAGATTCAACATAGCGTAACAACTTTCTTTGATCCCGCTTACAATGGTACTAAGAAAGACGATGCTATTGCACCgaaaaatgaaccttatgcACCGCTACAGCCTCAAGGGAACGTGAATAATTTCGAGATTTTCGTACCAAGCGTACATCCAAACCAGACATACAATTATGAACAACACCAACAGGCTATACATGCAACTGAACAGTACTATCGGTACCCAAATTTCCAGAATCAAGGGCAACCGTCAGCAATGCACTGCTCTAATTATAACCACTACCCGAACCAACAAAATACATACGCTAATGTCGAAACTCCAATGAATACTGCAAGTGTCCCGACTAACGTTGAAGGTAATACTCCAAGGATGTGTGAAGTATTGTATTCTGAACCAATCCCACCACCAAAAATAGAACCAAGTAAAGAAGCAATAGCAAAGCCAAATGAAGGAACAACATTTGAACCTGAAGCGACCAAGGTCATACATAATGTTACAACGATAGAAGAAAAATCTGCAATCAGTTTCTTTGAACTCGATTCGTTTAATAAACAATCGATTCTTGTACCAGAATACAAAACTGATCAGCCAATACCAAAGCCTATTGGATCACAAGTTACCCAAGACAGTCAGAAAGATTTGAATCTAACTACTGATAAAATAGAACTACTGAAATCGGAAAAAATCGCATCAATATTCGAACCTAAAGTGAAACCCGATTTATTTGCAAAAGATAAGGTTTTAGATagtcaagaaaataaatttaaaacggtAGATATGTTTGCTAGTACAAGCTTTAGTAAACCGAACATATCAGACTGTGGTGCACAAAgcatagatttattttcaaatacgaAACCAAAAGAGCCTATAGAAGAGAAGGCTGACATGCTATTTGCGACCTTACCTGTTGAGAATAAAGTCGAAGATGTTAAAACTGATGTCTTTAGCAGCACAATGTTTAAAGACGAAGTTGCTGTCAAGGataatattttggaatatttgAAGAAAGATGATGTGCCTATATTAGGGGTTTCTTCAGTTCCTTTGTTTGGGCTAAGTACTATCGTTCCCGATAAATCGTTAGAGTTTATCACAGCCGATAGTCACGCACTGGCGACCAAACACTCAAGTATGAGTTTCTTTGATCATCCGCATAAGCCGGAGGAATGTCCAGCACCGAAACACATCGAAATGCTAAACAATACATCCAGTTTTagtttctttgaaaatgttGCTAACATACCAAGTAAAGACGGCGAAAAAACTGGAAAAACAGACGTACAGGACAAAGGCAAAGATAAACTTGAGCTAAAAGATGATTTGAAAAAGGATAACGAATTCAATAGCCCAGGAAAAGAAAGTACTGAGGAAAAAGATCAAAGTCAAACCGAAAAAACAGACAAAGATAACCCAGATGATGAGAATGAATTGAATATATGCGAGACTTGTCGAGAAGTAAACCAAACAGATGACGAAGATGACGGACAAGATGTGACGAACCAACTTATAGAGAATATAACTGCGCCTATACAGTTATCGAATCCTGTAGAAGCTGTTCTGACTGAAGCATCATCAACTGGACCCAGCACGACACAGATCGCACTAGACGCTAAACAATTTGACGAAATATCACACATCACAGAAGAAACTATTGAAACTATTCAAGTGCAATCCGCTACGGAATTGCTAGAAGATGTCGACGAAATCAAAGCTATGAATTACGGATGGACAGAAGACCTTTTAAAACAGGACTACACGTTTAATATGGATCCGAATTCAATGGGATTCTTCGGAACTAACTCTTTGTTCTTCGACAAAGTGCCGACCAAAGCTGAGGAGATTAAGCATCACGAGGATTTGTTAACTAGGACATTGAATCCACCATCTGCGCCcccagaagaagaagatacgaAATCCGATCCTGGCATCCTAGATGTTCACTCTATAGAACAGGATGCTAATAAAGATTTCCCTCTCTTCGAAGAGTTTGTGATCGAACCTTCAGAAAATGATGACGATGGAGACTTTAAGAAGTCTGAAGATAGAGACGAGGATTCGTTTACAAACCGAGTGGAGAAATATAAACAGATGGAACCAAACGAAGGATCGAAATCATTGTTCTTTGATGCTCCTCCTCAAACTATCGGCATGGCTTCATACTTCGACACAGGAAACTTCGCTGCTGACAATCATTACAGGATCACTAAAACCGGAAATAACGCACCAACTATCCCACCAGGTTTTGAAGAGGAATTCCGAAAAAGATTAGCGCTTGCGAAACTTAAAGAAGAACAACAATTAGCTGATATTAATAAGGAAAGACAAATACCAGACACTTCTACTCAAACTCGTACGACGACTGTGGTATCGTATAGCACTGCACAAGCTGTCCCCACATACTCCAGCCCTCAAGCTATAGGGTTCAACGTAGAGGCAAATGTAACCAAACTAGTTGaagaacaaaatgatgatgaGGAACCTACAGTAGCTACACCAATACCTGAACCAGCGAAGCCTGCCGCACTGactaaagaagaaataaaaccagAACTTAAACTCCCAGATCCCAAAAACTTTTTCGCCGACGACACTCCTGCTAAAACCGACACAGCCCCCGAAAGCTTCAGCCGTCTAGCCAGTTATTTCAGTTCCCCCCCAAAAACAGATCACGCTAAATCTTTTTTTGAGTTGAGTCAAAGTCAAAATCACTATAGGCACGCTTcaatcgaaaataaatataccgACCTCATCAAAGACTTGACCTCCGTTCAAAATCTCGCCGCACCAAAAGATCAAACGATACGCCACGTGAATTATTTTACCGTTGAATACGATTCGGTGTTGCCAGAGTTAAATAAAGGGGATAATAGTAAAGAGAAACCTGATTTGCTTGAAAACGATGATAAATTTGATATAGATAGCTTAGTTAATAATTGTATGTATTGCGCAAAGATTTTTGATACTACTTTTAAAGTTAGGACGGCGACTAATGAGAACAGTGAACAGAGTGCGAACATACCCAATATGGATGCTAATAAAGTCGAACCTGGTCGAGGATCAGTCACTGTCAATTTTGATGGGTCGACCATTCAAGAGGAGCCAAACGAAGGAGTTGCTGGATTAACAGAG AACCGTGCTTCCACAGAATATACACCCGTGAAACATCATTGGTTTTATCGTGTTGATGTGGAAGACAAGTCCATTTGGAGAGGGTTTTCTGTCATCGATTCCAGAGCCCTTGAGACTGCCTATTTAAGCC CGGAGCTTGATGATCAGACGCTGGTGCCTACGGATGGAGGTCGCTATGACGTCAATGTTGTCGGGAGATTGCGGATACCGGTGTATTGGAGTGATAAGCCGACTAATGTTAGAAG ATGTAGCTGGTTCTACAAAGGCGCTACCGATGCACGATACGTGCCTTATACGGAACCCACTGCTGAGAAATTAGAG GAGGAATACCGTCACGGCATGACGACTGGCGAGTGGCACAGACGTCTGGTCCTGCCCAACGGCGAGGTCGTCGTAATGCATGGGCCCAGTGTCATGGTGCACTTCTTACACAGCGACGCTTTCAGTACTCCACCG CAATCGACGTCCCGTCCGCGCGTGGTTCGTCGCGGTCACGACGAGTCCGAAATCGAAGATACGGAACCATCCAGCATCGATCATCTGCTACTCCTGTGTCATGGAGTAGGATCAGCCTGCGATATGAGGTTCAGATCCGTCGAGGAAGTCG TGGAAGACTTCAGAGCGACTAGTCTTCAGCTCATACAATCCCACTACAGGAACTCCTTCGACCAGGGCGTGGTCAGCAGAGTTGAG GTACTACCCATATCGTGGCACGCGACCCTCCACTCGGGCGAGACGGGTGTAGACCGCCGTCTCGCTCAGATCACTCTCGACAGCATCCCGCGTCTGCGCAACTTCACCAACGACACCGTTCTCGACGTTCTGTTCTACACGAGCCCCGTCTTCTGCCAG ACAATCATAGACACGGTTTGTAAGGAGTTGAACCGCATCTACAATTTGTTCGTACAGCGGAACCCTTCCTTCAAGGGCGGGGTCTCCCTGGGCGGGCACTCTCTTGGCAGCGTCATACTCTACGATCTGCTGTGCCATCAGGCAGAA gTGTCGTCAACAGTTCCTTTATCTGCAGACAAACATTACGTATCGGGGTCGGCCGGTACCGGGCAGTTATGTGTTCGTTACCCCTGCCTTGCATTCTCCCCGGACGCCCTATATGCCTTGGGTAGCCCTATAG ccATTTTCGAGTGTATACGCGGTGTGGAGTCTCTCGGCGCTTCGTTTAAACTGCCGACCTGCAAGAACTTCTTCAATATATTCCATCCTTACGATCCCATCGCTTACAG AATCGAACCTTTGATCGATCCTCGCTTGAGGGAACTCAAACCGTTTCTGATCCCACATCACAAAGGCAGGAAGAGAATGCATCTTG AATTAAAAGATACTATGGCGAGAGTAGGAGCTGATCTGAAGCAGAAGTTACTGGAGTCCCTGAAGAGCACGTGGAACAAGTGGAAGGCGCCGCCGCCCACTGATGGGCAACTTGAGAAG GTGGTTGAAGAAGAAATAGAGAAGGAACACCTCTGCGAGGATAGCAAAGAAGAATTAGCAAACGAAAGTGAACTG TCCACGCCGGAGATGTTGGGTCGCCTGAACGGCGGCCGGCGAGTCGACTACGTGTTGCAAGAGGCCCCCTTGGAGATGATCAACGAGTACATCTTCGCGATGAGCAGCCACGTTGGATACTG GGAATCCGAAGACACGATGCTGTTGATGCTTCGAGAGATATATTCAGCGTTGGGCGTCCAGCCCGACTCCACGGTACCGCAACAAAACATGACGGTGCAAAGAACTAGGACTGCTAAACCG gaTGAGACCATAGTCATTGGCCATGCTTCGG CAGGCCTCTTATACAGAAAACGaaaattgatcaccacgcttatgtgctgccccacggtgggcgccattactgaagctgttaataacaccagcctgtaa